GCGCTTTGGGTAAAAGCGTTATATCAAAACAAAACCCCgcaataattaatgtttttttgttctacaaataaacgcacacaactcatattttaataccagtagtcttacctttctaatgcgatggatgtgccctctctcccccgctgcggcagcccccgagctggggtgggaaggaggggggtctttccctctctccctcgctgcggcagcccccgagctggggttggaaggagggggggtctttccctctctcccccactgtggcagcccccgagctggggtgggaaggaggggggtctttccccctctcccccgccactgcagcccccgagctggggtgggaagaagggccgtctctccctggcagccacagccctggagctggggaaagccctgcgtggctccactaattaggtgggtggcccttcattcttttgTGTGCAGCCACCCAGGTACGCACCtgagagggaactatctgcggaccacctgaataGGGCTCACGGACCACcggtggtctgcggaccacagtttgagaacctgtgATCTAGAGGCACCTATCATCACACAGGCTGAGCGCCTCTCTCTCAGGCACCCATTCACCCTCCAGCCATCCCTCTGAGTTAGTTATTCCcatgtacagatggggaaactgaggcagaaatcacagcccctgcctgaggtTGCCCAGGAAGCCTCTGGCAGAGGTGGGAGCTGATGCCCAGCCATACTGGCTCCTGGTTCAGGGCACTGGTAGCCAAGCTAACCTTCCTCGAAGAGGGACTCCAGGCCCTGTGCTGTTGGCACATAGGGACCACTCACTCCCCAAGGCTGGGAATtgccaccagcagccctgcccaccTCACCAACCCTGCTGCAGGGGCCatggcagggcaggatgggactaggggtggggctgcagccctCTGTGCTAGAGTGATTCGTGGCTGCACTGCCCAGATTTGTGAGAGGAAGGGACGTACCCAGGGCCCTATCGCAAGGCAGTGACGGAGACAGGCCTAGAAGCCCAAGGCATGGTGACTCCTAGCCCAGGGCGCTGGCCCACTGCCACCCCTCTCTCTGCTGCCTCTCCAGTGTGGACAGCAAAGCCGGGCGGGGCAGGGAATAACGAGGAGGAAACTGACCAATGATTCAAATGCACCAAGGCCCAGGCTTGAAAATCCAGCTTTAATGGGGCAGCATGAGGTGCGTCACTGCCTGCAGAAAAGTGCACACAGAACAGCAGAATCCTGGCTGCACCCtgacctccccccatccctgcctggAACAATcaccccctccccgccgggcTTCCCCCAAGCTGGCCTTGGGAGGCCCAGCTCTGTGGGCACCAGTTCCcgtcccatcctctcctgcctgccCAACCTTTAACCCTGCATCCAAATCTATCCATGCCCAGGTAGGCGTCCGGCTCTACGCCACCTGCCACTGCTGGGCCCAAGTCGCAGGGGGTCCTCTCTGCATCCCCCACTGCTGCCCAACATTGCCGGTACACTGGGTgaaagcacagagctgggacagagcTACCCACCATAttcagctcctcttcctcctctggggCGGGATCAGCCCCTTGGGCGCATCCCCCAGGCCCTGGGGAGACCCCCTCCACTTTCTGGGGACACATCTCCCCCTACCTTTGTCTttccccatgcccctgccccacccggtGCACACAAATCCTGCTGCCCCACCCGCCCTTCTTGACATTAGGCCTTTCAAGGGTGGGCAGGTTTGGCCCTTCCACCCACCATCTATTCTCCAGCCCCCTGACCATTCCCATTCTCTTTGCCAAGTGCCCTGCAGGGGGGACTCCAGCTTCTCGGGGCCAGGGCAGCTCAGAGCTCAACGAGATGAGCTAGAAGCAGAGAGCTTCCAGGATCAGAAGTGGGGGCCTGgggtgctgctgtcagctccAAAGATGCCATGGCCTCTTCCAGCAGATGAGGGGCTAATGATCCCAGAGGGTGGCATGATCCCCATGGCTAGCAGGAAAGGAATTACAGGGGGACCCTCCCCAGGCTGGTGCGAGTCCCCTCTGCAGTCACAGCTTGGGCAAGTTCCAACCCTCCTACTCCCCCACCAGAGAAACACACAAGAGCTCCCTGCACAGCATGCCTAGGTCAGAGGTGCAAGGAGGCCCAGCTGGGTAGCTCAGGCTCCATGCCCCTTATCACCCCCCCTTGGAGCTGCTGGCTAGTGCCCTTGGAGTGAGCCCCCACCGGCTTCCAGGAGCGAGGGGGCGGACAGCTGTAACGGATTCGTGCGGCATTCAAGGGGAAACAACCCCACCCGCTCCaggcaaaagaataaaataaactaaaatccCCCCCAAATCCAAAGTAGAAATAAAAAGCCTAAAACgaactgcccccaccctgcccaagcCTGGCTGCCCACTCCCTAGCGCACCAGAGGGAGCCGGCGTGGGGAGGGACCCCAGAAAGAGGGAGCCAGCTCTCTCCTCAGTGACAGCACCTGGTATCCCAAAGgcagagactgggagccagggctcagtGAGCCCCATTGGCATCTCCCCACCCACCCGCCCCTGCTGCGACAGGGTCATTCGCTGATTAGAAAACAAAGTTACAAAGTAGATTGCACAAGGTCAGGGCAGAGTGGGTTTGGCCAGCGTCCTGGGAACGGACAGGTCAGGGGCTTAGGGATACGATTCACTATGGCATGCGCAGCAGCGAGCCCTGCTTCACAAGAGAGAAATTCAGTGCAAGCCCAGGGCTCCCACTCGGAGCAGGTTCCGCCTGACGGTAGAAGAGTCCTGTCAGCTCCAAAGTGATCCCGAAGATCTAGGCAGGTGGAGTTCCCAGGGGTCTACGTGCCACTGGGCTGAAATGAGATTTGGAGATCTAAATCCTATCCAAGTCTAAATTGGCTTACACCTTATGTAGTCACTTGCACCAGTGCAAGCCCCTCCCAGGTCACTGCGGTAGTGTTTCCCTACCCACTGTGAACTAGTCCGtctaaatgactgcacaaggtgtgggggtgggagagagcagcAGCCCTCTGATTCTGTACAATCGTTAGAAATCTAGCCCTGGGTTGAGCTGAACCGGTTTGGGCCCGGTCCCAACCTCATTCATGCTAGCATGACTCCACTGGAGTGTTGCCAGATTTATACAGGTGCAAGAGGAGAAACGGACGAAtttgccaagggttgtggtgcaTTCTCCAGTACCGgcaatttttacatcaagattggatgtttttctaaaagctcagCTCTAGGCCTGCACTATccaggtcagacgagatgatcacaatggtccctttcaGCCTTCAAAACTATGAATAAAGCCTAGAtgtctttaaaacaaatcaacatcccctcccctcctcccccactgcaaacaCTTGCAATAGCTGgtgcttaaagccccagcttgCCTGAGGCAGATACCATCCTACCTGAGACTCGTTTTGAAAATAAGGAAGTTTCCAGTCCTCGTCAGTGGGGAGACAAACTGGAAAACGTGACTCTGAAAGGCTCAAACCAGGATGCAAACAGAAAGAACCGAAAtgtattgttttgttatttttaaaatgtcatgatttttaagccaatcttctGATTTGTGGGGAATGGAATGCAATTCACCTCTGACTGATTAGCAGTTCTGCTCCCCCCACACCGAGTGCCCTGGCAACCCAAAGCTGCACCAGGGACAACCGGAAAGGGAAAGGGATTAGCACCCCAGATGAAATTGGCCTGCCTGTTTCAcagctgggagggaaaggggagtatCAAGCAGGACGCAACCTGCCTGCGCGGTGACATTGCTGTTTGGATGGTTAAAGTCTTGCCATTTCCAACAGGTGAGGCTTCGCCCACAGCCCTGGCAAAGCCAGCCGTTTGCGATATAGGATTTCCCTCTCAAGTTTTCCCACTCTGAAGCTCTGCTGGCAGATTTTGGCTGGACCCTGGGCTGCTCCCCGAAGACAGTTTCACTGTTTACCTGCCCCATCTATTCCAGCCCTGCGCCCAGAAGCCCAGGCAGCGACTATAAAAGGCCATTGTGCAGCGCTGTGGAGTCAGAGGCAGGCCCTGGGGAACAATACAAGGAAATGCTCTTTGCTAGGACGGGAGCCTCCTTGTGACACCACATCACGTTACCAACTGCTGCATGATCAGGCTTGAAGCTGAACCTGCCTCCCCAGCAAacggcgtgggggtgggggattcaaAACCCTCCATaccatggccctgatcctgccatcaGAGCCACATGGGCAAACTGCCACTATGGGACTCCACACAGGCACATGGATCACAGCCCAGATGGGCCTGATTGTGCTACCATGCCAGGTCAGGTATCCAATCTACAGAGGGAGACAAAATCCTCAggcccatgggggtggggggatgtgtgtgtgtgtggggggggggggggggggtttaaaggTCTGTCCTGAGACACCTTTCTGCCTGTGGTTGGGAGCAAACAGAGGGGTACCGTGGTCCTTTCCAAGGGCAACAACTAGGATGAGCCCCGCCAGGGTCCtgaggagggtggggcaggggagacggGCTAGGGAACTTCACCAAGATGGGCTTTCTACAGCACCTGAAAACTGCCCCAGTGCAGCCAGGCAGAGGGGCTCAAATTGCTGCGATGCCTTACGCTGATGCAGCCCAGAGCACAGATGCTGATAGCTCCCACAATCCCCCTCCCAGGTTCTGATCAGCCCATCGTACAATGACCATGGGGGAAAACACAGACACGGGGCTTTTCTGACACTCGCCCCAGGCCACTCCGTGAGGCAGTGGTGGTGACTGAAATAAAACCCAGGAATCTCCGGCTTTAACCACTCAAAAAAGTGCCCTCCTTCAGATTCTCCATCCCCGGGAGTTTACAGGAAGCCTCATTAAACCAGGAAATTGCAAGTGACTTTGGGCAGCGAGTGAAACCTCTGGGTTCAGATCCATTTCACCAGGCTaggctggctgcttctgggagtggtgcagggccagggcaggcagggagcctgccttagccccgctgtgatGCCACCCAGGGTAAGCGCCAGCTgtctggagcccacacccctcaccccctcgtgcaccccaaccctctcccccagcctggagccccctcctgcaccccaacaccgtGCCCTAGCCCGGAGCCGCCccaacacccaaactccctcccagagcttgcaccccaaccccctgccccaggctcaatttggagccccctctcacactctaAATCGCttggccccagtccagagcctgcaccccaaccccgtgccccagcccggtgaaagggagtgagcaagtgacagagggaggggggatggagtgagcagggtggggcctcggagaagaggtggggcaagggtgtttgggtttgtatGTTTAGGCAACCCTATCATGGGGGCCCTAGCTTCCCCACACGGGgtttccctccactgccccatCTATTCCAGCCCTGTGCCCAGAAGCCCAGGCAGTGACTGTAAAAGGCCATTGTGCAGCGCTGTGGAGTTATAGACAGGCCCTGGGGAACAATACAAGGAAATGCTCTTTGCTAGGACGGGAACCTCCTTGTGACACCACATCACGTTAATGAAAAATGAGtccaactcccccacccctgctcccaacaTGGGCCAGGATTTCCATGGCAACGGATTAGATCCACAGGAGAGACTTGGGGTCTGCAGGAATCATCAGTCACTAAACCTGAAGGCAAGAGGCCTGGCAAGACTCTGGGGTTCACACAGGTGAATCCCGACCCGTTAACCCCTCCCTAGGCTCCCTTGAACAGTCAGTCAAGCTGAATTGCGTGCGGCTTTGTGACTTAAACCAAATCTGAGCTGTGCTCTCCAgagtgagaaaaaaaaacaacccaacaaccAGGCATtaacccctcccatgccccccaGCAACACCACAGTTACTACCCAATTTAGCAAGTGAgccaaaatggaaatgtttataAAATGGACTTTCTAGAAACATTCCACATCGACCCTGAGTTCCGGAAAACGGCTTCCCTCTCTAATATGCAACATAAAATGCTTACAAAGGTTTGGGATGATCTCTAGTGATTTTACACCACACCGTCATTACTAAATCTATCTAGATCTCTGTATAGCGCTGTGGATAGACAGGATCAGATCCTCTGCTGGGGTTAGACACCCTCATTCAGCAAAGCGTGTGTTTACCTGTAAACACGGGAGCACTCCCAGTTACTTCAATGGAACAAGTGGCTGATTTCGAGGgctttgctgcatcagggccAGATGGCTCGGGCCCTTACAGCAAGGATTTGATCCTGCTGAGTGGCGTCCTGTTGaaggagctatgttgatttacaccagataaGGATCTGATCCTATATCTCTAAAAAGAGACTAATAATTTATACATCTATGTACAGTGGTTGTCTCTATTTAGTGCTTATCTGTATAAACGTGTTATTTTCCAACACATGCTATACTGTGCTCGTCTGATAGGGTAATTTTGGGGAACACCCCATTGTGCCAAGACCAGTCACAGAACGACTGTTACGTGGGTAGAGGTTTTTCTTAACCGTGTCAGCAATGTGTACGGCCGATTGCCCTGGTTTTAACAGCGACATTCCAGGCAGCTTTGGAAAATCCTGGCTGTCGTATGCCTGTTACATTAAAATCACAACATCAAAACCAACCGTTCTTTTCTAAAGCCTGGCATTCTAGGCGACTCCCCAGCACCCAGAAGAATAAAGGGCAAGCAACGCCAGCAGCGGTTCTCACCCTCTGCCCAATGCCTTCGTTTGGCATGTCTCTTGCCAGCCTGGGCACTTTCACTCTTGCAGGGACCTGGGGGAAGGTTTCATTAAAAACCTGCCACCAATTGTTTTAGCCCCTCTCCACAGATATCAGATTTTAGGATCTATTTAACAAACGCAAACTCCATGGCCACTGATGCATGTGTCCCTTTAAGAGAAATACATGAGCTGGATTCTGCCGTTTACACCACAGctggaatcctggctccactgcagATCATGgggggttttccattgacttcagtggggccaggatttctcacAGTCAGTGTAAAATGCTATCAGATCAGCCTGAGAGCACAGGTGCAGTGAGCATGAGGGATATACCAGGATCAGACCTGTTGGCTGCAAAGGGACTGCTCTGGGGGCAGGCCCAACCACTGGTACTGAGTGTTTCCAGCCACGGAGTGGCAGGGAGAGGCCGCTCGGCTATtcctgaaggcagagctggggtgcaATTAAAACCtcaaagtgggggggagggggggaccaaGGAAGGCTGGAGCCCTCAGTCCTTTGGCATTAGAGTCCCTCTCTTCTCTTACACGAAGGCAGACGCCTCTCCCCTCTCAGGTCACCTGAGGTCACATAACCATGACCCGAGCATAGGTCATCAGCTTGGTTTGCACCCAGGACCTTCAGCTCTAAAGCACAAGGCTCTACTGCTCCGACTAGAGGAGTTCCCTCAGCTGGCAACAGTAGTAGACTGTTGTCCACGTTGTAGGCTACAAGCACATTACTGACTCTGAGGTCTCCAGTAGATCAAGTCTCAGGTTCCCCAGAGCACAGAGCCACTGGCCCCCTCCCCTAGGGAATGATACACCCTTTCCCTGCGCACATGGCAGGGGCAGAGTCCACACATGTCTAGATCCACAGGACAGCCCAACacatgagaggggaggggaggggagacaagagTTACGGACAGAGGGGGTGGAGGATATAGAGTCTCCAGTAGCAccagcagcagagggaaaagCAGCCCCCACACTCCCACCAAAGGTCACAGAGGCCGGGTAGGGAAGGATCAGGGAAGCAGCGAGTCCAGGAGCAGATGAGGCAGTGCCGCTGCCCCTCATGTCCTCCGGGTAGGGACGTCTCCAGTCTGGATGTCTCAGATGGATGCATCAGCTTCTTGGGAGGGCAAAGTTTGGCCCCGATGCAGGACCCAGGGTCTCTCCCATCTCTTGCCAGGGGCTTGCCTGGATCTGGGTtgagtttagaaaaaaaaaaaaaaaaatggaatgacTCAAATGAAGGAGGAAGCCAGCATGCAGTCCGAGGAGCTGAGAAGCTGCCCAAGCCGGTCCATGGAGGTAAGAAGTCAGAAGTCACAAGTGGGGGGAAAAGAAGGGAGCCCAGTGGCCTGAGTGAAGGCTGACAGGAGAGCGAGATGGAGCAGGcacctgcaagagagagagagaaagagagagagggtagGATCGGGGGCAGCCAGACCAGGAAACCCCAAAGAACCACGGCCAGTTGGCTTAGAACGAGACCTGGGCACAGAAAAAAGCTTCCGTCCCCTGGAAATATTTCACCTGTTTTTGGTGCTGAATCAGGAGGAGGAGGTCAAAACGTCACAAGTTTCTCACAGAAGTTCAAAGAAATGGCAAAACGCTGTTGAGTATTGAACTGATCTGAAACAAACCATCTTCCTGTGCTGCCgcggtgcctcatgggagttgtagttccggTGCCTCACACCCCCATTCTTCCCTCTGGGTGGGCTCGGAggctgaactacaactcccatgatgcaccgcgGCTACACAGGAAGATGCGCTTTAATGTTGAGCTGATTtggaagaaagaacaaaacattctggttctgttcaacaaACCAAGATGTTTCCATTGAGGTGGAACTGGACCCCAAACAAAGGATTTTGCTGAGATTTATGTGacgggaaaaaaaaaccccaaaagtttcagcaaaatcaaaGTTTTTCCAAAGTTTAGAAACATTTGGTTTTGTGGCAACtacattttccatcagaaaaaacATTCTGATAGAAAATTTCTAACCCAGGTCTAGTTCGAATCCAGGACCCTGCCACTGgaactaaaggagaatctccattaactgTTTGCAGTACAGGGGTTATGACAAATAGTGGAGTAGATCTGaatccatccagtagagggcagaaGACATGCACAAATTTAAGGGCCAGCTTTTGACACTCAGACCCACCTTCCCATGCCACACGCAGACTAAATCTCTTTAGTCTCCGATTTCTCCTACGTGGCCTGTCGTGTGATCCAAAACTATAACACAACAGACCGAAGACCGGCCCCAGGTGCAGCACTTGATGCAAATCATTCATATGCTTTTGATTCACACCCCCTGAAAGCCTGGCTCAAGGGGGCCTGGAGTGGTGCTCCCCTGGGACTTCACACTGTGTTTGGCAAGGCTGGGCACAagttgggggaggtggggagcagcAGATCTAGCTGTGTGTCGGGGATCAAAGAACACCCACCAATATGGAGCAGAGCTGCCCCAAGAAGGATCATGGATGCAGCATTTCCCATCGGATCCCCTCTACCCCCATCCCTTCAGAGGGCGCACAGAGTCTGATCCATATTGGCAGTGCCAGTTCTCCCAGCCTCCGGGGGAAGTAAATCTGCTGCCCAAGAACAACCTGGGCACACAGCAAAGCCCCTGGGAGCGAGGAGCCCGGCCTTGCTCTATGGCAACCCCCCAGCAGGAGAGGGCAGGTGAAGGGGCATAATGcagttccctcccccacccacgcCCCTTGCTCAGAGGCCGACTCACCTGCAGTGCCCTGGGGCCGGTCTCTCGCGTGCTTCACCTCTTGCGGAGCCGCCTCATAAAGCAGCAGGTGATGGTGGCGAGGATGGTGATGCCCGTGAAGAGGGCACTGGCGATGCCCACGATGAGGGGGATGAACAGGGTGTCCATgactgggggggggaagagcagagAGGCCCGTCAGACCTCGTGCGGGAGGGGGCTTTGAGCAGCCAGGCCCGGGGGCCATCAGCCGAAGAGCTGGCAGAGAAGCCGGGTGGCAGGAGGTGGAGAGGGCTTGGACGGGAGGGGGATTAGCTAGGCTATCCTCTGGTAGAGGGCACAGAGCCAGCCCCATCTTGCCCAGAgccacctcccagccccacagcagcttctgctgtCAGGCTGGACAGACCCATGGCGCATTGGGGGGCAGCACTCAGCAAGGATAcacggtgggggggaggagggcgggaggggaatgCACCAACACTCACTCAGGACTATGGGGGGTGGCGTCACACCGGCACTCACCCAGGGTGTAGGGATACATGGAGAATGGGCAGCATCGAGTGGCACTCACCCATGGCGGAGGGATaaaccggggggtgggggagatgcgGTGCACACAGCACTCTCCCAGGGCGTAGGGATACACGGGGAATGGGCAGCGCCAAGCGGCACTTGTCCATGGCATAGGGATAAATGTAAGGGGGTGCACGCAGAACTCACCCCGGGCGTAGGGATACACGGCGACGGAGTTGGACTTCACAGCCCCGGCGTTGTACCAGCTGCGGTCAGGGTAGCGCACCCAGGAGGTGACGGCGCAGTGGTACCTCCCCTCGTCGGACGGCTGCACCCCGTGGAGCCGCAGCCGGTGGCACTGCGGCCCCACCTTGTCCAGACTCATGTCCCCGCCTGACGCCCGCCTGCCCAGCTCGGCCACGCCCTCGCGGCTCACAGACGCCACCATCCGGCCCTggggctcctcctcccccaccgtcACCTCCACCCACCAGCTGACGGCCACGTGGACGGCCTGGGTCGACTCCACTGAGATGTTGCACAGCAGCTCGGCCGTGTCCCCGCGGTAGGTGGCGGGGACGGGCAGCCACGCGTAGACCTCCAGCACcacagctgcaggggagagacaaGGGCAGCAGGAGTTAGTGCACCGGAGCTATGGCCCGGGGCCCAGATGCTGAGCCCCCAGGCCCAGCAGGGTCTGAACATCCCCCACCAGCTGAAGCCTGATGCCGgcagaggcagaggggctggggccaCACATGGAAATGCAGAGAGGAGGAAACAATTAAAAACATCACAAAGTTGTCCTTAAGGcatcccccagcagggggcgctgtagggaacAGGGCAGGAGAACTAGCTGTGGGGGGAGCTTCTAAATACTCCAGCCCCGGCCTCCcccagcagggagcggggcaggagcgctggctgtggggtgcTCACACCCAGGCCAATCGCACCCTGTCGGAGCAATAGGAATCAGCATGGCCAGGGGCACAGGGCAGACAGCAGGAGTAGGGGTGCAAAGGGGGCCCCCCCAAATGcacgccagccccccacccagtcCAAGCTTTGTACCTTCTGATTTCATGTGCACCTTCAACCCCTGCGAGCGGCTGCTGGCCACCTCCCGCAGCTGGGCATCAGGGGAGCGAATGTAGGCCCGGGCCACGCAGCGGTAGGTGCCCGCGTCCCCTGGCTGGGCTGACTCGATCCGCAGCCGGTAGGAGCCGGGGTCAGGTGTCAGCTTCTGCAGCGAGACTTGGCGCCGGCCCACTTGGCTGTTGGCATAGCTCTCCCCAGCGACGGCCACCCCGTCCGTGTCCAGCTGCGCCACCAGCAGCCTGTCCCCCTCGCCCACCTCCCAGCTCACGGCGTATGCCAGGTGGGGCGCAGGCGGCACGGGGCCTGATAGGTTGCAAAGAAGCTCCAGGGCGTCTCCAGCGCTGAGCCGGACCCCGGGCGGGCTGGCCGACACCGCCAGCTGGCTCGCTGAAAAGGAACCAAAGAGAGAGCCGGGGGAGTGAGAGCATCCACACAGCCCCATCGGCCCCGCCCAAAGGACCCCATGCTCAGAGATCATTCCACCCAGCACTGACatgtagc
The sequence above is a segment of the Chelonia mydas isolate rCheMyd1 chromosome 24, rCheMyd1.pri.v2, whole genome shotgun sequence genome. Coding sequences within it:
- the IGSF8 gene encoding immunoglobulin superfamily member 8; its protein translation is MGAMREPLRRGVLGSLLLLLGLCGAREVHLPPGPLFRVEGTAISIPCSVSEYEGPTLQHFEWFLYRPTAPEISIGIVSTRDPAFPYAVFSPRVQSGEVSVQRLRGDAVELRVARLRAEDAGVYECYTPTTDSMYHGNYSSKVVLKVIPDMLWVSAPTPRPHLRGRMAGTSPLQLSLSEGQELQLSCTAQSQTQQHTHLSVSFGVSAPDAPVGRQTLQEVVGVRHDFAVEAGGSFAERYRAGKLSVVKAGSEQYKLAIGQVRPGDAGTYHCTVGEWIQDPDGSWQLIAEKRAALAQVTVQSIASQLAVSASPPGVRLSAGDALELLCNLSGPVPPAPHLAYAVSWEVGEGDRLLVAQLDTDGVAVAGESYANSQVGRRQVSLQKLTPDPGSYRLRIESAQPGDAGTYRCVARAYIRSPDAQLREVASSRSQGLKVHMKSEAVVLEVYAWLPVPATYRGDTAELLCNISVESTQAVHVAVSWWVEVTVGEEEPQGRMVASVSREGVAELGRRASGGDMSLDKVGPQCHRLRLHGVQPSDEGRYHCAVTSWVRYPDRSWYNAGAVKSNSVAVYPYARVMDTLFIPLIVGIASALFTGITILATITCCFMRRLRKR